Proteins encoded by one window of Acidipropionibacterium virtanenii:
- a CDS encoding Lrp/AsnC family transcriptional regulator, translated as MFNAIVLIQASSSRIPEVAQEVLALPGVSEVYSTAGHVDLIAMVRASSMEEVAEIIADRINKVEGVVDTDTHIALRTYSEHDLEAMFSIGD; from the coding sequence ATGTTCAATGCCATTGTGCTCATTCAGGCCAGCTCGAGCAGGATCCCTGAGGTCGCCCAAGAGGTTCTCGCGCTGCCGGGGGTCAGCGAGGTCTACTCCACCGCCGGCCATGTCGATCTCATCGCGATGGTCCGCGCCTCCTCGATGGAGGAGGTCGCCGAGATCATCGCGGACCGCATCAACAAGGTGGAGGGCGTCGTCGACACCGACACCCACATCGCCCTTCGCACCTACTCGGAGCACGATCTGGAGGCGATGTTCTCGATCGGCGACTAG
- a CDS encoding rhomboid family intramembrane serine protease, producing MAVGTLVVAVLSNLLPMAAWLAAGASPLFDYQVWRPVLYGLTTGSILQGVINGVFLLLVGRSLEPLLGSWDFAAVYLLAGLGGATALSLTGVPASFSGSICGIFGILAATAVIKHLEHQDIRGDIILITLFVIWGILAGSRDWTADIGAIVVGAAVGWVWGRNRWASRGRNRIAYAVIAGVCLGALVVTWLW from the coding sequence CTGGCAGTCGGCACCCTCGTGGTGGCCGTGTTGTCGAACCTCCTGCCGATGGCCGCCTGGCTCGCCGCGGGGGCGAGCCCCCTCTTCGACTACCAGGTGTGGCGGCCGGTGCTGTACGGACTCACCACGGGCTCGATCCTGCAGGGGGTCATCAACGGCGTCTTCCTGTTGCTGGTGGGACGCAGCCTGGAACCGCTGCTGGGATCGTGGGACTTCGCGGCGGTCTATCTTCTTGCCGGGCTGGGCGGCGCCACCGCCCTGTCGCTGACCGGAGTGCCGGCATCCTTCTCAGGGTCCATCTGCGGCATCTTCGGCATCCTGGCCGCGACCGCGGTCATCAAGCACCTGGAGCATCAGGACATCCGGGGCGACATCATCCTGATCACCCTGTTCGTGATCTGGGGGATCCTCGCCGGTTCGAGGGACTGGACGGCCGACATCGGAGCGATCGTGGTCGGCGCGGCCGTCGGATGGGTGTGGGGAAGGAACCGGTGGGCCTCCAGAGGACGCAACCGTATCGCCTACGCGGTCATCGCGGGCGTGTGCCTGGGGGCTCTCGTGGTCACCTGGCTCTGGTGA
- a CDS encoding peptidylprolyl isomerase, translating to MASTATLHTNHGDILLNLFEAQAPKTVKNFAGLADGTQEYVDPLTGQKTTGRFYDGLTFHRVIDGFMIQGGCPLGTGTGGPGYQFADEFHPDLHFGKPYLLAMANAGPGTNGSQFFITVAPTPHLNRRHTIFGEVADEASRKVVDEIAKVPTDRMDRPAEAVVIESVEIA from the coding sequence GTGGCATCAACCGCGACCTTGCACACCAATCATGGGGACATCCTCCTCAATCTCTTCGAGGCACAGGCCCCCAAGACGGTGAAGAACTTCGCCGGGCTTGCCGACGGCACCCAGGAGTACGTCGATCCGCTCACCGGGCAGAAGACGACCGGGCGGTTCTACGACGGCCTGACCTTCCATCGGGTCATCGACGGATTCATGATCCAGGGCGGCTGTCCGCTGGGTACCGGGACCGGTGGCCCCGGCTACCAGTTCGCTGACGAGTTCCACCCCGACCTGCACTTCGGCAAGCCCTATCTGCTCGCGATGGCCAACGCGGGCCCGGGCACCAACGGGTCCCAGTTCTTCATCACCGTGGCTCCGACCCCGCACCTGAACCGGCGACACACCATCTTCGGAGAGGTCGCCGATGAGGCGTCGCGAAAGGTCGTCGACGAGATCGCGAAGGTGCCGACGGACCGGATGGACCGCCCGGCCGAGGCGGTCGTGATCGAGTCGGTGGAGATCGCCTGA
- a CDS encoding prepilin peptidase, translated as MWVLIGAAASTALALSHLLVIVPMLPEPDEEEVGSEVLALKPRYRSLVTARRTATLALIAALCGGMSAMSPAWGRGLWWVWAGSALTLIAVDQATTFLPRRLWAWCLIESLLALAGGAAVVGLPASVLAATAALAVAATVPFWLMWRLGGGLGFGDVRLAGTMGLTGAALGTTGWALALFAAAVAGALLAIGITIVRRFRPSPWGPVFAYGPALWVGPWAALAIFSL; from the coding sequence GTGTGGGTGCTGATCGGTGCGGCGGCATCCACCGCGCTCGCCCTCTCGCATCTTCTCGTGATCGTCCCGATGCTGCCCGAGCCCGATGAGGAGGAGGTGGGATCTGAGGTCCTGGCCCTCAAGCCGAGATACCGGAGCCTGGTGACTGCCCGGAGGACGGCGACCCTTGCCCTGATCGCCGCCCTCTGCGGAGGGATGTCTGCCATGTCGCCCGCATGGGGACGCGGCCTGTGGTGGGTCTGGGCAGGTTCGGCTCTGACCCTGATCGCCGTCGACCAGGCGACGACCTTCCTTCCCCGCCGCCTGTGGGCCTGGTGCCTGATCGAATCGCTGCTGGCGCTGGCTGGCGGAGCCGCGGTCGTCGGCCTGCCGGCGTCCGTGCTGGCCGCGACCGCCGCGCTCGCCGTCGCCGCCACCGTCCCGTTCTGGTTGATGTGGCGGCTGGGAGGGGGACTCGGGTTCGGCGATGTGCGCCTGGCCGGGACCATGGGCCTGACCGGCGCCGCCCTCGGCACCACGGGCTGGGCCCTCGCCCTGTTCGCCGCAGCCGTGGCGGGTGCCCTCCTTGCCATTGGCATCACGATCGTGCGGAGGTTCAGACCCTCGCCCTGGGGCCCGGTCTTCGCCTATGGGCCCGCCCTGTGGGTGGGGCCGTGGGCGGCCCTGGCGATCTTCAGCCTGTGA
- the trpD gene encoding anthranilate phosphoribosyltransferase, protein MAETFPRTWPDLLTDLVNGCDLDRRSSVWAMDRVLSGDLTAVQVAGFAVALRAKGETVEELSGLAEGMLGRATKLELDRETVDIVGTGGDRANTVNVSTMAAIVASAAGAKVVKHGNRAASSACGTADCLEALGVNLNLAPADQAGVLDAAHIVFLFAPLYHASLRFAGPARKELGIQTTFNLLGPLTNPARPHADAIGIADARMAPLVAGVLTDRGSRGLVFHGGDGLDELTTTTDSQIWLFREGRCVRARLDPADLGLPRAQPKDLVGGGPEHNAQVVRDLLDGATGPVRDIVLLNAAAALLAYDGPDLDAPLTDQFAERIDRAATAVDSGQAREQLARWIEITST, encoded by the coding sequence GTGGCGGAGACCTTCCCCAGGACATGGCCCGACCTGCTCACCGATCTGGTCAACGGATGCGATCTGGACCGCCGGAGCTCTGTCTGGGCCATGGACCGGGTGCTCTCGGGCGACCTCACCGCCGTACAGGTGGCGGGCTTCGCGGTGGCGCTGCGCGCCAAGGGGGAGACCGTCGAGGAACTGTCCGGCCTCGCCGAGGGGATGCTCGGCCGGGCCACGAAACTCGAACTGGACCGGGAGACCGTCGATATCGTCGGCACCGGGGGGGACCGCGCCAACACCGTCAATGTCTCCACGATGGCGGCCATCGTCGCCTCGGCGGCGGGCGCGAAGGTCGTCAAGCACGGCAACCGGGCGGCCAGCTCGGCGTGCGGTACGGCGGACTGCCTCGAGGCCCTCGGGGTCAACCTGAACCTGGCCCCGGCCGATCAGGCCGGAGTCCTGGACGCTGCGCACATCGTCTTCCTGTTCGCCCCGCTGTACCACGCCTCCCTCAGGTTCGCCGGTCCCGCCCGCAAGGAGCTCGGCATCCAGACGACCTTCAACCTGCTGGGTCCCCTCACGAATCCGGCGCGGCCCCACGCCGATGCGATCGGGATCGCCGACGCCAGGATGGCCCCGTTGGTCGCCGGAGTGCTCACCGACCGCGGATCGCGCGGACTGGTGTTCCACGGCGGGGACGGGCTCGACGAGCTCACCACCACGACTGACTCCCAGATCTGGCTGTTCCGTGAGGGCCGATGCGTCCGCGCCCGTCTCGACCCGGCCGATCTCGGCCTGCCCCGGGCGCAGCCGAAGGATCTCGTCGGCGGGGGCCCCGAGCACAATGCCCAGGTGGTCAGGGATCTGCTCGACGGCGCCACCGGACCGGTGCGCGACATCGTCCTGCTCAATGCCGCCGCAGCACTGCTCGCCTACGACGGGCCGGATCTGGACGCCCCCCTGACCGATCAGTTCGCCGAGCGGATCGATCGGGCCGCCACCGCCGTCGACTCCGGTCAGGCCCGAGAACAGCTCGCGCGCTGGATCGAGATCACGAGTACTTGA
- a CDS encoding response regulator transcription factor, which translates to MTEDQRGGQPTLKVLVYSDDRQVREQIRLALGRRISADLPEVEAVDVATQPAAIHAVDSGNYDVVIADGEAVPSGGMGLCHQLKDEVSDCPPVVLLVARVADAWLASWSRADAISTHPVDPVELPRVVAGVLRTAAGV; encoded by the coding sequence ATGACTGAAGACCAGAGGGGCGGACAGCCCACTCTCAAGGTGCTGGTGTACTCCGACGACCGTCAGGTGCGCGAACAGATCAGGCTGGCCCTGGGAAGACGAATCTCCGCTGACCTGCCCGAGGTCGAGGCGGTGGACGTCGCCACCCAGCCTGCTGCGATCCACGCCGTGGATTCGGGGAACTACGACGTCGTGATCGCTGATGGCGAAGCCGTGCCCTCGGGGGGCATGGGCCTGTGCCACCAGCTCAAGGATGAGGTCTCCGACTGCCCGCCCGTGGTGCTGCTGGTGGCCCGGGTCGCCGATGCCTGGCTGGCGAGCTGGTCGCGGGCCGACGCGATCAGCACCCATCCGGTCGATCCGGTCGAACTGCCCCGGGTCGTCGCCGGTGTCCTCCGCACCGCTGCGGGGGTGTGA